The following nucleotide sequence is from Mangifera indica cultivar Alphonso chromosome 17, CATAS_Mindica_2.1, whole genome shotgun sequence.
AGAAAACTTCCGGAATGCCATCTTGAGAGCAATCTCAATTGCTGTAGATCCATTATCTGAAAAGAATGTCCGAGAAGCCCAGCCTGCACAAAAAGCAGTTGTAGTCCTTTTCGAGCATACATAAACAGAAATGCAGtctaaactgaaaattttgttgGGGACTAATGTGACTTAATTTATGAGGAATGCCACCAAAGATAATATATTCTTTTcctatttctttttgttttagaaagaaaaacggtttcattaaatttaattaaaacaaaaaaagtataGGCAAACAAGTCAGACTGCTAGAAcagttcttttttttcttttgggggggggggggggggggggaagaaacaaaagtttattttaatactgTACAAGTTGGAATGCATGCATAATTTTAAGCCAAAACCGTTTCCagtttcaatttattattattaaaccaaaattttgatcaaatggAGATCATGGTAATATAGGTAAATAATAGAAATGAGACCAAGCTTTCTAACAATCCACCCTGatcattgatgatatttttgaccaatcctaaagaagaagagttTTGAGATTTGTAATTCAAAGTGAGTGAATCAGGATTCATTAAGTACATAAGAGTACACTGACACTCTGAAAATATCTTTGAGGAAAAgaatatgagaaaaaataattcacAACTTTGATGGTGGATCAAGAACAACTAACCTTTTCCCACACCCTGAAGCAAAAGTTCTGCACATTCTAAGGCAGGCTCATGAACATTCTCAGGGAACATTACATGGCCAAATCTGGCAGCAGTATAACCCATATCTCTTGCAAGCTCAGTCTGAAACCACCTAAACAAATTACACATTTAGGAATTTCAGATTCATGATCAATATGAAGCAGATAAAACAATTCGGCCTTTAAGCTGAGTAATGAGGTTTCAGCCAGAGGAAGAACAATGACACTAGAATACTGACCCTTGGTCTACACTCCATGAATGGAACTAAAAAAGAAATCCAATCAAAATAAACTTCACGTTATGTCCTTGGGagcaaaatttgattattaaattaataaaatttccaaATTGTTTCTCTATCCAATCTGTATTACTTCTGTTCcttctttttagttttatttccttttttttctctcctttctttctcttatcttctttatctctctcttttcatATACACATGCTACCAAGGTGATCTTATTTCACTCTCTCTCAGATTGAGCTTCAATCAGATGGGCACAGACCAAACCTACATTAATAAGTTCAATCATGGGAAAAGGGATGAAAACATCCAAAGCAGCAGATatactaaattaaaatgaaaagacCATCATGGTTACAAGATGTTTTCCAATACAATTCATAATGCACAATTCAAAAGTAGTTGtaaagatttaacaaaactgaAGATTAAAATAGGTTGTATGCATGAGGGTGACCTGTAAGATAGCATCTGGTCCTTGAGTCCACCAACTAGCACATGCATCAAATTGTTGAGTAATGAATTCGTTATCACAAACCTAAAAgagattgaaaacaaattttcacGAGATATTAGGTTATTCAACATTTTAAATCTCAAAGTGCAACAACAAAATTGAGAATTATTACTGTGTCTGATTCAGCTGAGAACCATAAATAAACCATATTGTATAATTAGCTAATGGAAATATTAAACATACAACCAGATAGTATAAAAACAGAGTACACTGGAAgggaaatgaaaagaaagagatgaaagaTAGGCAGTGATATGGCATCAGCTTTGAAAATGCACCTTGTAGACTGAAAAGTTGTCTCCACAACGTGAGTCAATTACTGTAACAGTTTCTTCTGATACCAGTTTGTGTTGCGTAAATGGCCACCAGAAAACCTCCCCTGCTAGCCTTGCAGATTCATTCAATCGGCATATTCTTTCTAAATATGCTGATAGCATTATGTCCTTCAAAGAATTAAAGACATCATGAGATTCATCAAACCATTCCATAAGGTCATTTGATGCATCAGTTGGAATAGCAGGAAGCACAAGCACAGGCACcctgtaaagaaaaaaatgaaaataacatataaatgaagAAAAGTAATAAAATGTTAGGTAAGAAGAATAAACAGAACATATACTGAAAGCTTCTAAAGTGAAAGATAAACACATAGACAGAGGACACTCATAACCTAAAGTACATCAATATTAACTCATGCAAATCATTGCTTCATACCAATTCATACTTATTACCATTAACAAGAAGGAAATTATTGCTTCAAGATGATGCTAACTGATTACCAAGAACAATAAGGAATAGGATATACAGTTCCTGGAGAAGAAAAGTAACCTAATTTACCTATTTCGCAAATATGACATCAGCGGCACCTCGTTAATTAGGCCATGATCTTCAAAAACAATAGCAACAACATCATAACCTCGAAGCTTCAAGCTCTCATACGCAGAAATGGTTCCAGATATACCACCTAGCCGCCCATCACCAACAAGAATACCAGGTAAGCGGAACGGCCTGTTATCATGGATAAGAAGAAATAAATCCAAGGAAAGAATACAAAAAAGAGTagcataaataaaaatgatgcaaaataagTATTAATTATGAGAAACGAACAACAGGCATTAGTGGCTATCTTGCAATCTCTTTTTTTTCAGAATTATGGGCCTGATCTAGCCACTCATGTTGACACATTTCTATTGCAGTTTATTAGATTGCCAGAAAGGCACATTTGATCATACCGATGTTTCAGCACAAAATGCCAATTTTTGAATTACTAATGATCCTTGTCTACAAATAATTAACAGAATATTTAAtaccaaaaagaaagaaacagagTCAAATGTTGAGCTCAGATAGTAAACTCATTTTTCAGAACAAAGACTTGAATGAGCAGATCCTGATAAGGAACAACAGCCACTGTGAAGCAATCATTTATAGTACTTTCATGATTGATATGGACTCCATCACCGTGTTGCCTGAACACTCTATTCACTGTTATTGAGAATCTGTAGTTTGTTTCACTCAATTGCtttaattatcaacaaaatttttcaaacacataGCAAAAGTAAACCCTACATGTGTAATTACATAGTTCAAGGCAAGTCAATAAAATCTGAAAACCAGCGCCATGACATAtgacttgaaaatttttttctcattaatcaATGCATTCAGTTGAGAGAACAACACAACAATACCAACAATTAACTCATAATCAAAAcagcctaaaatttttaaaacgaaagtaaaaaatcacttaataccaataaataaaaaatataacattctCCATCAAAAAGAACTAAATAATAGTCAATTGGTACACATACACATCACCACTAAGTCCATAAAATTAAGGGAACGTTTGCTTGACCCTTGATATTAgactaaaacaaaaatcaacCCACAAGTTTCGTACTTCTTCAAGAACTTTACCCCAACAATTTGAAAATCAACATAAACCTCCATTATGATCCATCAAACCTTCTTTTACGCAAGTTCCatatttcaaaccaaaaagTGTTATCTATAATTAATCAACCCTAtacaaatttacttaaaaagtaGAACACAAACAATGCTAATAATCACTTGCCTATACAAGTCACACTGTAGAGACCCCGAAGGCCCGGGACTGGCAACCCCTCCAGCAGTTTCCACCACACATAAAACCTCCATCTTTTCTCTCCACTCACTCTCCAACCCTTCTTTCAAACACTTCCCCAGCAGTTGGACCACTTCATTATCCCCCACCGCTCCACTCTCCCTCTCCGCCGCCAAATGAGGCGAAACTGCCTCCTCCCACGCGAACAGTGTCTTACAATCCAACTCAGAAACCACATCTTTACCATTGTTATCACTCATTATCTTACTCTCTGCGCGAAAATTGAAATCACACATCCCCAACCGACATTTCTCCCCATGAAGCTCAAATTTCTCAGGAAGAGCAGCTTTTGCGGCGGAGAGAGAGGACTTGAGTACGGTATTGGAAAGTAAGAGATTGAAAGGGAAGTTTCTGCGGCGAGAGAGCGCCCGCAGTTTGGTGAAGAGGAAACGAGAGTCCGAGTCAGAAGGAAAGCCGGTCTGTACAGGCTTGAGATAGAGGAATTTCTTATTGGAGGACGAAGAGAGGAGAAAGGAAGAGGAAAGGCCAGCGGAAACTAGGGTTTTTCCGAGAGAGGTGTTAGCGGACCATATCTGAAAAATTGGATGAGTAAGCGGGAGATGAAGCGGTTGCCAGGTGGAGTAGAGGTGCGTGTGTCGGCGTCGGAGGGAATGACGGCGGAAGAAGAGCGGCAGCATTGGGAGAGGTAAAGAGAGTCGTTGAGTGTTAGGTAAGTGcaggaaatttgaaaaagaggGCAGCGGCTTTAGTTAGTTGAGATTTTGCGTGAGTGTAATGTACTGATAATCTCAGGGAACTGGCATGGTCAGTTCATAGTTCAGTAGTTTTCcctatttaaataaaataataataataataataatatattccataaataaaaaatgagagaatGAGGAAGTTATCCGCCGCCGAATGCATGAGATGAGGTCTCCTTTTCTTGCTGCTCTTACTCAACATTTGCTTCCTCATCCCTTCCATGCAGCCACACTTTATAATAGCATTGCTCTCTCTTGTTCCTTCTACAGCCTCTTGTCTTCCTCCTCAGTCTCCTCCCattttgtgtttatatttatttccatACTCACATCACAAACACACTTATAGCATCAAGAATTGACATATATTTATGCTCTGCTCGTCTCTCTCCTCTCCTGTCTTCACCAGTTAGTGGGTTAGATTCAAAAGTTCTTCTCGTCCGATGTGATTTGAGCGCTGCTTGCTTTTCTTAACATCACAAACACTCTTCGTTAGGGGAAGTTCCAGATGGGCAGCAAATGCATTTAAGCATAACATTGTCTGAATAGTGTGTCCTTTGACTCTCCGTTTGTTTATTTAGATTGGTCATTTGTTTGTTCTGTCATTatgatgaacaatattatatatatatatatatatacttttgaatatatgaaTGATAAACTCTAACTCTCTAagttggaaaaaataaatttttcaaaaccaatcatttgttttcataattatattttatttatattattttgtcaaatattataataaaagtataattaattataattttgtctgttagatttaaaatattataataatacttttaccagattgaattatgaataatataataagataaatatacttttttaaaacctagaataaataaatgttttttattactttattttaaaaattatcatatttaccct
It contains:
- the LOC123200037 gene encoding LOW QUALITY PROTEIN: bifunctional dethiobiotin synthetase/7,8-diamino-pelargonic acid aminotransferase, mitochondrial-like (The sequence of the model RefSeq protein was modified relative to this genomic sequence to represent the inferred CDS: inserted 1 base in 1 codon), which produces MLPLFFRRHSLRRRHTHLYSTWQPLHLPLTHPIFQIWSANTSLGKTLVSAGLSSSFLLSSSSNKKFLYLKPVQTGFPSDSDSRFLFTKLRALSRRRNFPFNLLLSNTVLKSSLSAAKAALPEKFELHGEKCRLGMCDFNFRAESKIMSDNNGKDVVSELDCKTLFAWEEAVSPHLAAERESGAVGDNEVVQLLGKCLKEGLESEWREKMEVLCVVETAGGVASPGPSGSLQCDLYRPFRLPGILVGDGRLGGISGTISAYESLKLRGYDVVAIVFEDHGLINEVPLMSYLRNRVPVLVLPAIPTDASNDLMEWFDESHDVFNSLKDIMLSAYLERICRLNESARLAGEVFWWPFTQHKLVSEETVTVIDSRCGDNFSVYKVCDNEFITQQFDACASWWTQGPDAILQTELARDMGYTAARFGHVMFPENVHEPALECAELLLQGVGKGWASRTFFSDNGSTAIEIALKMAFRKFSSDHGILLDFLKNNRAEISVDLKVLALKGSYHGDTLGAMEAQAPSPFTGFLQQPWYAGRGLFLDPPTVFMCNSIWNLSLPDWFHSESVEHENRTFSSCEDIFNKHRDKSDLAGIYSSYISQKLSQXPGLKGFHHIGALIIEPVIHASRGMHMVDPLFQRVLINECRNHKIPVIFDEVCSGFWRLGVETTADLLGCVPDIACFAKLLTGGVIPLAVTLASEKVFDSFVGDSKLKALLHGHSYTAHAVGCAAAAKAIKWFKDPKTNPNIISEGRLLKELWDLELVKLISSHPAVRRVVALGTIFALELEAEGSNAGYGSLYAASLLQKLREDGVYMRPLGNVIYLMCGPCTSPEVCRQLLIKLHLRLEDFNRVDEKVV